A stretch of the Channa argus isolate prfri chromosome 9, Channa argus male v1.0, whole genome shotgun sequence genome encodes the following:
- the wu:fc50b12 gene encoding p53-induced death domain-containing protein 1 has protein sequence MPNKAQEDAVINLKTLEEFSRHLGFEWTVLAYELGFDRTEIRRFHTKSTEKSVQARTMLESWYEKSWQKPNKTKLLQDGLERAGRRDLAERLRCLHWGHQRLSRRVELPSAFPFLITVHKTIHNQDGLRRINDLNCRYT, from the exons ATGCCCAACAAAGCCCAAGAG GATGCTGTAATTAATCTGAAGACATTAGAGGAGTTTTCCAGGCACCTTGGTTTTGAGTGGACAGTTTTGGCATATGAGCTTGGATTTGACAGAACTGAAATACGCCGTTTCCACACAAAATCTACAGAGAAGAGTGTCCAGGCCAGGACCATGTTGGAAAGCtg GTATGAGAAGTCATGGCAAAAGCCCAATAAAACTAAACTGCTTCAAGATGGATTAGAGCGAGCAGGCAGACGAGACCTGGCTGAGCGGCTGCGCTGCCTGCACTGGGGCCACCAGAGGCTGAGCCGCAGAGTGGAGCTTCCGTCTGCCTTTCCCTTTCTTATCACAGTGCACAAGACCATTCACAACCAAGATGGATTACGCAGGATCAATGACCTCAACTGTAGATACACTTAG